GGCCGGAGATCACCTTGCCGAGCGAGCCGGCGACCTTCTTGATCGAATACATCGAGCCGGCGATCAGCATGGCGGCGATCGCGGCGCCGAAGATGGTGAGCATCTCGTGCGGCAACGCCTCGAACACGACGCCCAGCGAGCCGCCGGTCATCAGATAGCCGCCGAACACGCAAGCGAAGAGAACTACGATGCCGCCGATCTGAAGCATGGCCCGCCCGAAAGGATAACGAGCGGACATCATTAACGAGAGGGCTTAAGAAGCGCTGAAGGGCAAGGCGCAGGCCCTTGCCGAATCCTTAATCGCGTCGTCCGGCGTCCGCGCCGCACAGAGCGGGGCGTCCAGATCGGCCGTCACCGCGAGGCTCGGCGGACCGCCATGGCGGGCGCCTTCCCGAAGCCGTCCGCCGCTGCGAACACGGCACTCGGCCGAAAAGACGTATCCAGCAACGTCACGATTGGCTTCGCTCTGCTGGACGGGGCACGCTAGAAGAAGCCCGTTATAAGACGGTTTCACAAAGTCCAAGGGTACCGAGATGCTTTCATGGATTCGCCGAGAGGTGGGACAATTCGCCTTCGGCTCCCTTGCGATGGGCGCAAAGGCGTTGCTCGCGCCGGTCGCGTTCGGGGCGCATGCGATGCTCATCGACGGCGAGGGCCGGGTCGGCCTCGCGCGCCATTCCTACCGCGGTGGCTTGTCTTTTCCGGGCGGCGGCGTGAAACGGGGCGAGCCGCCCGAGCATGCCGTGCTCCGGGAGCTTTCGGAGGAGCTCGGCGCCGTCCGCAGCGATCCGCCCGTGCTTTTCGGCCTTTATACGCGGCCGTCGGGCTGGGCGACCAACCTGATCGCGCTTTATCTTCTCAAGAATGTCCAGGTCGCGTTCCGTCCCAGCCTGGAAGTGCGCGATCTCGTGTTCGTCGATCCCGCCGCGCCGCCGCCATCCGCCTCTTTCGGAACGCTGCGGCGCCTGGCCGAATATGTCGGCCACACGCCACCCACCCCATTTTGGTGACCCTCAGCCTACCTTGGCCTCAGGCTGTGGCGAGGTCGCCGAGCGCGAGACCGGGAAGAATTTCTCTTTCATCTGACCGAACGCCTCGGTGGCGATGCCTTCCGGCGTCCAGCCGCCCTCCTTGGTGAGGTTCACGATCGGCCGCGGCTGGCTGTAGAGCTCGATCGTGTCGCCGCGCGCGCCGAAGATCTGGCCGGAGACCTCCTTCGCCAGGTCGCTGACCAGCGCCACCGCGAGCTTCGCCGGCTGGTCGGGCCGGATCGCCTGCGCCATCTGCTCGCGGCGCTTGGCTTGCGCCTCGTCGCGGATCGGCACCGACTGCGTCAGGCGCGTCCACGCCACCGGCGCGATGATGTTGGAGCGCACATTGTACTTCGCGCCCTCCATCGCCAGCACGCGCGACAGCCCCATGATGCCCAGCTTCGCCGCGGCATAATTCGACTGCCCGATATTGCCGATCAGCCCCGAGGTCGAGGTGAACAGCGCATAGGAGCCGTCCTGCTGCTCGCGGAAATGCTCGATGGTCGCGCGGCAGACATTGAAGTGGCCCTTGAGGTGCACCTCGATGATCTTGTCCCAGTCGGCTTCGGTCATCTTGTGGAACATCGCGTCGCGCAGGATGCCCGCCGGGTTCATCACGCCATGCAGCCCGCCGAATTCCTTCAGCGTCCGGTCGCGCAACGCCTCCATCGCCGTCAGCGAGGTCACGCTGTCCGAGTTCGAGATCGCCTTGCCGCCGCCGGCGCGGATTTCGCGCGCGACCCGCTCCGCCGGCCCGGCCGAGCCCTCGTCGTCGCCATGGATGCCGCCGCCCAGGTCGTTGACCACGACCGCCGCGCCTTCCTTGGCCGCGATCAGCGCGCAATCCTTGCCGATCCCGTTGCCGGCGCCCGTCACCCAGACGACCTTGCCTTCGAGAATGCCCATTGTTTCCTCCGTTGCTGTTTTTCAAACTCCCCTGTCATCCCCGGCGCTCATCGCGAAGCGATGAGCGGAAAGGGGACCCAGGTCGCGACATATCCGCGGTCTTGCCGCTGTCGCGAGATATCGTGTTTTTTCTTCGTCACCGTCTTTCTGTCACCGCCTGGGTCCCCTTCTCCTCGCGCCGCTCACGCGGCGCTCGGCCGGGGATGACAGCGGTGTGTGATCACACCGGATCCCACCCGAACGTGCCCGTCGTCGGCAGCAGATCGGTGAAGCTCGGCTTCATCGCGCTCATGCAGTGCTCGGCGATGGTGGCCGGCGTCCAGCCCTCGAGCTTCGCCATGCCGCGCACCGGCCGGGGCTGGCTCATCAGGAACACCTCGTTGCCGCGCGCCACGAAGATCTGCCCGTTGACGTCCTTGCAGGCCGGCGAGGCGAGGCTCACCGCAAGCTGCGCCACCTGGTCGGCGCGCATGAAGTTCTTCATCCGGTCGACGCGCTTGGCCGACGCCTCGTCCTTCACGGGAATGGTCGCGATCATCCGCGACCAGGCGAAGGGCGCGATGGTGTTGGAGCGCACGTTCTTCGCCGCGCCTTCCATCGCGATGATGCGCGACAGGCCCACCACGCCCATCTTCACCGCGGCATAGTTCGCCTGCCCGATATTGCCGATCAGCCCCGAGGTCGAGGTGAACAGCACATAGGAGCCTTCGCCCTGCTCGCGGAAATGGTTGATGGTCTGGCGCGTCACGTTGTAGGCGCCGTTGAGGTGGACGTTCACCACCATGTCCCAGTCGGCGTCCGTCATCTTGTGGAACATGGAGTCGCGCAGGATGCCGGCGGGATTGATCACCGCGTGCAGGCCTTTGAACGCATCCATCGCGTTCTCGATCATATGCCCGACGCCCTTGCGGTCGCTCACGCTGTCGGAGTTCGCCACGGCGCGTCCGCCGCTGTTGCGGATCTCCTGCGCCACCTGCTCGGCCGGCCCGGCGGAGCCTTCGTCGCCGCCCGCCACCGCGCCGCCCAGGTCGTTCACCACCACCGCCGCGCCTTCCCGGGCGGCCAGCAGCGCGCACTCCTTGCCGATGCCATTGGCACCGCCCGTCACCAGAACGACCTTGCCATCAAGCACGCCCATATGTTTCCTCCATCGCGTTTGTCTGTTCTTGAGATTATCGAGCCCCTGTTGAGCGACGCAAGCGAACCCGGCTGGACCATCCGGCCCGAGCGCCCCGAAGACGCACCTTTGGTGGACGCGCTGAACGCGGCCGCCTTCGGTCCGGGGCGTTTCGCGAAATCCGCCTATCGCCTGCGCGAAGGCGTATCGCAGGTGGGTGCGCTCGCCTTCGTGGCGATCGAGACGGCGCAGCTCAAGGGTTCCGTGCGCTTCTGGCCGGTGATGATCGGCGCCCATGCGGCGCTGATGCTGGGACCGCTCGCCGTGGTGCAGGCGCAGCGCGGCCGCGGCATCGGCGTCGCGTTGATGGAGCGTGCCTTAGGGGAAGCCCAGGCGCGCGGCCACGAAGCGGTGATCCTTGTCGGCGACGAGCCCTATTATGCCCGCGTCGGCTTCTCGAAGCTGCCGCCGGGCCGCATCCGCTTCCCCGGCCCGGTCGATCCGTCGCGCGTCCTGGGATTGTCGCTCAAGCCGGGCGCGCTGCTCGCGCTCAACGGCAACATCCGCCGCGCCCCCTTGAGCGAGAGCGTCTGCGCCGACGGCGCGCCGCTGGCGCCGGTTCTGGCGTAGAGCGCGCTAGAGCGGATCACCGTTTCACGGAAGCGGTGATCCGCTCTAAGGTATTGGTTGGTCGCAATTCCCGGCGGAAAACCGCTTCGCACTTTTCCTGGAATTGCTCTATGCCGCCGCGAGCTTCCTGGGCCTGCCGCGTTCGCGCCGCGCGACGGGACGGTAATGTGCGGCAAAGACCGTCGGATCGCTGTCGAGTGCTCGCAGGGCGATGGCAACCGGCTCGGGCAATGCATGGGCGCCGCGGTAGCTCCGCACGGTACGCTCCGCCACATCCAGTAGCGCGGCGGTTTCGGCCGTGTTCAGACCATGTCGCGCCTCGAACGCGGTAAGATGCTTGCCTGACAATGTCCGCTGCTGCTCCGCAAGAATCCTGAGCGTCATGGCGCTGTAGTCCAGCCCGTTGTCCCATCCGATGCCCGTGCCATGGCCCACAGGCTTTACCCGCCGGAACGCGACGGCATCGTCGGCGAAGACCTTGAAATGCCGCGAACTGTGCACGAGTCCCGTCAGGTCGACGCGAGACTTCGTTCCGTCCACCCACACGATATTGAGTGACAACGGCGCCTTGGCGGCCTCGACGGACTTCACACGGGGTAAAGAATGGCTTGGCTGCATCAGTGATATGCGTCCCATCTCGTCAAAAGCATGGCGCGATTATTCGCGATCCATTTCGCGCCGATCCGCCGCGCCCGGGCAGGCCCCTCGCCGGCCAGGACGGCGCCGTCACGGATCGCCAACAGCACTTCGAAGTCCCGCCCCACCACATGAACGTGCGGCGGGTTGTGGTCTTCGAAGTACATCGCGATCTCGAAACCGGCGAAGCGCGCAAGCGTCGGCATTCCAGACCAGATTATACGGCACATTCTGCCGCGTTTCAAGAAAAGGCGGCCAATTTCGCCGCTATTATCGCCCCTCGACGCGCC
The nucleotide sequence above comes from Rhizomicrobium sp.. Encoded proteins:
- a CDS encoding NUDIX domain-containing protein, producing MLSWIRREVGQFAFGSLAMGAKALLAPVAFGAHAMLIDGEGRVGLARHSYRGGLSFPGGGVKRGEPPEHAVLRELSEELGAVRSDPPVLFGLYTRPSGWATNLIALYLLKNVQVAFRPSLEVRDLVFVDPAAPPPSASFGTLRRLAEYVGHTPPTPFW
- a CDS encoding SDR family NAD(P)-dependent oxidoreductase — protein: MGILEGKVVWVTGAGNGIGKDCALIAAKEGAAVVVNDLGGGIHGDDEGSAGPAERVAREIRAGGGKAISNSDSVTSLTAMEALRDRTLKEFGGLHGVMNPAGILRDAMFHKMTEADWDKIIEVHLKGHFNVCRATIEHFREQQDGSYALFTSTSGLIGNIGQSNYAAAKLGIMGLSRVLAMEGAKYNVRSNIIAPVAWTRLTQSVPIRDEAQAKRREQMAQAIRPDQPAKLAVALVSDLAKEVSGQIFGARGDTIELYSQPRPIVNLTKEGGWTPEGIATEAFGQMKEKFFPVSRSATSPQPEAKVG
- a CDS encoding N-acetyltransferase, translated to MSDASEPGWTIRPERPEDAPLVDALNAAAFGPGRFAKSAYRLREGVSQVGALAFVAIETAQLKGSVRFWPVMIGAHAALMLGPLAVVQAQRGRGIGVALMERALGEAQARGHEAVILVGDEPYYARVGFSKLPPGRIRFPGPVDPSRVLGLSLKPGALLALNGNIRRAPLSESVCADGAPLAPVLA
- a CDS encoding DUF4160 domain-containing protein; this translates as MPTLARFAGFEIAMYFEDHNPPHVHVVGRDFEVLLAIRDGAVLAGEGPARARRIGAKWIANNRAMLLTRWDAYH
- a CDS encoding SDR family NAD(P)-dependent oxidoreductase; this encodes MGVLDGKVVLVTGGANGIGKECALLAAREGAAVVVNDLGGAVAGGDEGSAGPAEQVAQEIRNSGGRAVANSDSVSDRKGVGHMIENAMDAFKGLHAVINPAGILRDSMFHKMTDADWDMVVNVHLNGAYNVTRQTINHFREQGEGSYVLFTSTSGLIGNIGQANYAAVKMGVVGLSRIIAMEGAAKNVRSNTIAPFAWSRMIATIPVKDEASAKRVDRMKNFMRADQVAQLAVSLASPACKDVNGQIFVARGNEVFLMSQPRPVRGMAKLEGWTPATIAEHCMSAMKPSFTDLLPTTGTFGWDPV